A part of Bdellovibrionales bacterium genomic DNA contains:
- a CDS encoding efflux RND transporter permease subunit, protein MKIWELSIRRPIFMSCILVALIVVGLFSLKKLPLELFPDVTFPVVTVTTIYPGAGPSEIETLVAKPLEEELSTLAGLKVVRSISRESVGIVVAEFALDVDIKYAEQQIRDRVSAAKRKLPDDIEEPVIRKVDPSAQPIVVVAIKSKLEGGKLYDLANEIIRPKFEQLSQVGQVEIFGIRKREIQIQLDRDKLRSRQISVSQVARALTRSGDNIPAGKLTQDDSETVYRTMGGFDSLSDMSQFLVNFYGNDVSTRVRDVGRVVDTLEDEKMRAYVDGQPAALLYVYKQSGANTVKVSDAILKLVEKLNSDQAGVKDPVFSVEVVRDLSRFVRANILDVMESIGFGILLTVIVVFLFLGSIRSTIITGLAIPVSLIGSLIFISLAGLSINIMTLLAFSLAVGLLIDDAIVVRENIYRHLEMGKTAFRAALDGTSEVALAVTAVTLAVVSVFGPIAFLSGVVGQFFKAFGLGVCFVMLISLFDALSNAPMLSAYFGGMHEKNSSEKLSWLSPVASLLIIFERLQTKLAVRYERLLRLILRHQLITLLGTFIVVFFLGYSVKFIPKTFLSPQDNGEFLVSLELKPGASLDETTKLALDVEKLIKSNPSVVQTIVSVGDTSGTSYKADVFVRLLKFGQRHLTTTEVKDQVRIALAQFSKAAPKVKDVDMVGAGQRPFVLNIRGYDLDQVRLVANRVYEKLKQHPGLIDPEITDKPGIPEFQMKIDGGKALQYGVTPALVGGELRGQIEGLTPAKFRQAGLEYDIRVRLKDDQRNLEDSFRLIEIPNVNGRLVPLHEFTFSKKETGAAAISREDRARYISIEADIKPGGPGMGGVISDIRNWFEIGEVALPEGISYRFVGQAENFQELGQSIIVAGIFALVFIYLVLASLYESVVTPFVIMLVIPLAVFGGFFGLFVMKSSLDLFSMIGCIMLMGLATKNSIILVDYINQKLQDGLDLTDAIVKAGTTRLRPIVMTSLALIMGMMPIAIGLNEASSQRRSLGIAVVGGVFISTLLTLIVIPAVFSYIELGRRWMINRVGSKIVNADTDSN, encoded by the coding sequence ATGAAAATTTGGGAACTTTCCATTCGACGGCCGATTTTCATGTCTTGTATTTTAGTGGCGCTTATTGTCGTTGGGCTTTTCAGTCTCAAGAAATTGCCCCTTGAACTTTTTCCTGATGTCACTTTTCCCGTCGTGACGGTGACCACCATATATCCTGGTGCAGGGCCTTCTGAGATTGAGACTTTAGTAGCGAAACCCTTAGAAGAGGAGCTGAGTACATTAGCTGGGTTAAAGGTGGTTCGATCTATCAGTCGGGAGAGCGTTGGAATTGTCGTTGCTGAATTTGCTCTCGATGTTGATATAAAATATGCTGAGCAGCAAATCCGTGATCGGGTTTCTGCCGCAAAGAGAAAACTGCCAGACGACATCGAAGAGCCTGTTATTCGCAAGGTAGATCCATCTGCGCAACCAATTGTAGTGGTTGCCATCAAGTCAAAATTGGAAGGTGGAAAGCTCTATGATTTAGCGAACGAAATCATTCGACCAAAATTTGAACAGCTCAGTCAAGTCGGACAGGTTGAAATATTTGGAATCAGAAAACGAGAAATTCAAATCCAATTGGATCGCGATAAACTGCGGTCTCGTCAGATTTCAGTGAGTCAAGTGGCCAGAGCCCTGACAAGATCAGGAGACAATATTCCCGCTGGTAAACTAACTCAGGATGATAGCGAGACCGTCTATAGAACAATGGGTGGATTTGATTCACTTAGTGATATGAGTCAATTTTTAGTAAATTTTTACGGAAATGACGTGTCAACTCGAGTGCGAGATGTTGGCAGGGTGGTTGATACATTGGAAGACGAAAAGATGCGGGCTTATGTCGACGGCCAACCGGCCGCACTTCTTTACGTTTATAAGCAGTCAGGCGCGAATACGGTGAAAGTGTCAGACGCTATTTTAAAATTAGTTGAGAAGTTGAATTCAGACCAAGCCGGCGTCAAAGATCCTGTATTTAGTGTAGAAGTTGTGCGTGACTTGTCTCGTTTTGTGCGCGCGAATATTTTGGACGTAATGGAGTCAATCGGATTTGGGATTCTCTTGACTGTGATTGTGGTCTTTTTATTTCTTGGCTCGATTCGTAGCACAATCATCACAGGACTGGCTATACCTGTTAGCTTGATTGGTTCGCTGATTTTTATATCGCTCGCGGGTCTCAGTATAAATATTATGACCCTCTTGGCTTTTTCTTTAGCAGTTGGCCTTCTGATAGATGATGCGATTGTGGTTAGAGAGAATATATATAGGCATTTAGAAATGGGCAAAACGGCGTTCAGAGCGGCGCTTGATGGGACTTCTGAAGTGGCACTTGCCGTGACGGCTGTGACTCTCGCTGTGGTTTCTGTTTTTGGCCCCATTGCCTTTCTGTCAGGAGTTGTTGGTCAATTTTTTAAGGCTTTTGGTCTTGGTGTTTGTTTTGTTATGTTGATCAGTCTCTTTGATGCCTTGAGCAATGCTCCGATGTTATCGGCCTATTTTGGCGGAATGCACGAGAAAAATTCAAGCGAGAAATTGTCTTGGTTGAGTCCGGTGGCATCGCTACTCATCATTTTTGAGCGATTGCAGACGAAGCTTGCGGTGAGGTACGAGCGGTTACTTCGTCTGATATTGAGACACCAGCTGATTACGCTGCTGGGGACTTTCATTGTGGTGTTTTTTTTGGGTTACTCGGTCAAGTTCATCCCTAAGACTTTTCTGTCTCCTCAGGACAATGGTGAATTCTTGGTTTCGCTCGAGCTCAAGCCAGGAGCCTCTTTGGATGAAACCACGAAACTGGCTCTTGATGTTGAAAAGCTGATCAAAAGCAATCCTTCTGTCGTTCAGACGATAGTGTCGGTGGGAGATACCAGTGGTACTTCATACAAGGCGGATGTTTTTGTACGTTTGCTTAAGTTTGGGCAACGTCATCTGACTACGACGGAGGTTAAGGATCAGGTGAGGATTGCTCTGGCACAATTTTCAAAAGCAGCACCAAAGGTTAAAGATGTTGACATGGTAGGTGCTGGGCAGCGTCCTTTTGTTTTAAATATTAGAGGGTATGACTTAGATCAGGTAAGACTTGTAGCCAATAGGGTTTATGAGAAGTTGAAACAGCATCCTGGGCTGATTGACCCGGAGATCACCGACAAGCCTGGAATTCCCGAATTTCAAATGAAAATTGACGGGGGCAAAGCCCTTCAGTATGGGGTCACGCCAGCCTTGGTGGGTGGAGAACTTCGGGGTCAAATTGAGGGCCTGACGCCAGCAAAATTTAGGCAAGCTGGTTTGGAGTACGACATCAGAGTTCGCCTTAAGGACGATCAAAGAAATCTAGAGGATTCCTTTCGTCTTATTGAGATACCGAATGTCAATGGGAGGTTGGTTCCTCTGCATGAATTTACTTTCTCAAAGAAGGAGACGGGTGCCGCCGCCATCAGTCGTGAAGATCGAGCCAGATATATCAGCATAGAAGCGGACATTAAACCAGGTGGGCCAGGTATGGGTGGTGTGATTTCTGATATTCGCAATTGGTTTGAGATTGGAGAGGTTGCCCTTCCTGAGGGAATTAGCTATCGCTTTGTTGGACAGGCGGAAAATTTTCAGGAATTGGGTCAAAGCATTATAGTAGCCGGTATTTTTGCTCTGGTATTTATCTATTTGGTTTTAGCTAGTCTTTATGAATCTGTGGTGACACCTTTTGTTATCATGTTGGTTATTCCATTGGCCGTATTTGGGGGCTTCTTTGGACTATTTGTAATGAAATCAAGCTTGGATCTGTTCTCTATGATCGGGTGTATTATGTTAATGGGTTTAGCAACGAAAAACTCAATTATTTTGGTCGATTACATCAACCAAAAGCTCCAAGACGGACTGGATTTGACTGATGCTATCGTGAAAGCGGGGACAACGCGGCTGAGGCCTATTGTCATGACGTCTCTTGCCCTTATCATGGGTATGATGCCGATTGCCATCGGTTTGAATGAGGCCTCCAGCCAAAGGAGATCTTTAGGGATTGCAGTTGTGGGAGGGGTATTTATTTCCACTCTTTTAACCTTGATCGTAATTCCCGCCGTCTTTAGTTATATAGAGCTTGGTCGTCGGTGGATGATTAATAGGGTTGGTTCGAAGATTGTTAACGCTGATACTGATAGTAACTGA